From the Primulina tabacum isolate GXHZ01 chromosome 15, ASM2559414v2, whole genome shotgun sequence genome, one window contains:
- the LOC142525894 gene encoding agamous-like MADS-box protein AGL15 gives MASEKMDPQRKLPRAKVAAASKVRSSRVRDCLIKKASELAILGGSEVAIIGYSNDGKLFEYASSEYALYAAIFVSENSFSVVSLGFIHVMAKIMKRFEECQRIKKGVPVNHDPERQEDVLREEMEKLKQKEDQHVLGRNLDSMSREDLQELEQQLNEGLLCIKDRKELQSMQENVTLRQKVENLERLCAPISYQQPILLEYQLKGQSNFELGQGVASPQLACDTSTGDADLVDTTLQLGPSTSKVCGKRKTPCEERRSNADTFLSI, from the exons ATGGCTTCTGAGAAGATGGATCCGCAGAGAAAATTACCGAGGGCAAAAGTAGCAGCGGCATCAAAAGTGCGTTCATCAAGAGTGCGTGATTGTTTGATTAAGAAGGCGAGTGAATTAGCTATTCTCGGCGGTTCCGAAGTTGCCATTATTGGATACTCCAACGACGGGAAGTTGTTCGAATATGCTAGTTCCGAGTACGCCCTCTATGCTGCTATCTTCGTTTCTGAGAATTCCTTTTCTGTTGTTTCTTTGGGATTTATTCATGT CATGGCGAAAATAATGAAGAGATTTGAAGAGTGCCAGCGAATTAAAAAAGGTGTTCCGGTGAACCACGATCCAGAG AGGCAAGAGGATGTTCTGAGAGAAGAGATGGAAAAGCTCAAACAAAAGGAGGACCA GCATGTGTTGGGGAGGAATCTCGATAGCATGAGTCGCGAAGATTTGCAAGAACTCGAACAACAACTAAACGAAGGGTTATTGTGCATTAAGGATAGGAAG gAGCTACAATCCATGCAGGAGAATGTGACTTTACGCCAAAAG GTTGAAAACCTTGAAAGGCTTTGTGCCCCGATCAGCTATCAACAACCAATTCTTCTCGAGTACCAGTTGAAGGGGCAGAGCAACTTCGAGCTCGGACAAGGCGTTGCCAGTCCCCAACTAGCTTGCGATACTAGCACTGGAGATGCAGACTTAGTGGACACCACCCTGCAATTGGG GCCTTCAACTTCCAAGGTTTGTGGAAAAAGGAAAACTCCATGCGAGGAAAGAAGAAGCAATGCCGATACTTTTCTTTCGATATAG